CTACCAGCGGATCGCGAACCGTTCGAGCCAAGACCGCCGGCGGCTGTCTCACGACCAGAAGCATTGGGTCCGGGCCTCATCGCGCGGCCCTTCGCCTCCATGGTGGCGGTGCAAGAGATTGGCGCAGCATCGCCAGAAAGGCCGTAGCCCGCGCACTTCGCCCGAAGCGGGTGCCCAGCATGGCGACGACGTCGGCGGCAGGAACCTCCCAGCTCGCAAGCACCCGTTTGAGCCGACCGGCTGTCAGATCGGCAGCGACATTCCACTCCGACCGGATCGCGACACCCCGCCCCGCCACCGCCCAGTCTCGCACCACCGCGCCGTCATTGCTGCACATGGTAGGACGGATCCGGACGGTCTCCGGCTCGCGCGAAGCGTGCACGAAGCGCCACAGCGTCACGTCTTCGTCATTCTCCCTCACCACCAGACACCGATGCCGCAGCAAGTCCGAAGGCGACTGAATCGGCGAAGCACTGGCGAGATAGTCCGGGCTGGGGCAGAGGATGCGTCGGTTCGGTGCCAGCGTCGTGACGATCTGGTTCTGGGCACCAGGCGGTCCGATGTGGACAATGACGTCACTGCTCTCCACCAGGTGCGCGCCGGGGTGGTCGGCAAGGTCGAGGGTGACCGTCACGCCCGGATGCGCTTTTGCAAACGCGTCGACCACGGGTGCGACATGCAGCCGGCCGAACCCATGCGGCGCGGCGATGCGCAGATGCCCGCTGACCGCCTTCTTGCGATTGGCCAGCGCCTCGGACAGCGCCTCCATCGCGTCGGCCACGATCGTTCCGTGCGATGCGACCAGATCCCCTTCGTCGGTGAGGACCATCCTGCGGCCGGACCGGTCGATCAGCCGGATGCCGATCCGCGCTTCCAGCGCTTGCAGGCGCTGGGTGACGGCCGGGGGCGTGACATCCATCTTCCGGGCAGCTTCAGCGAGCGACGCGGACTTGGCCAGCACGTTGAAGAAGCGCAGATCCTCGGAGCTGATCATTTAGTGGAGCCTTAACTCGCAATGCAGGTTCGATAAATTGTAGGTTCAGTCGATCAGGCGCAACATCCGGTCATCTCACTTGGTCGGTGCCGGTCCGCATGCAGCAGGCCTTATCGGACAAGTGCAACTGGAGCAAGACATTGGACCAGGCCATCGCCATGAAGCAGGCGCAATCGGCGATCGGGGCGCAGCGAGCACAGCGAAGGTGGGGGCGGACATGAGCGGCGAGCAGTTCGTGACTGGCATCGACGTGGCGCAGATCCCCTTTGCCACGGAACACCTGGCAGGCGCCCTTGAGCTTTCGCAGGAGATGTTGTGGCCCTATCGGCTCGAGGACTGGGGCTTCGCGCTCGAGCTCGGCCAGGGCTTCGTGCTCCGCAACGGCGCCGGCACGGTGATCGCGACTGCGGCCTGGTGGGCCTACGGCGAGGACCATGCTTCAGCCGGGATGATCATCGTCGCCAAGGCTGCGCAAGGCCGTGGCCACGGTGCCAGGCTGATGGACGCGCTGCTGGCAGCGGCGCACCCGCGGACCATCACGCTGAACTCGACGGCCGAAGGTCTGGCGCTTTATGAAAGGCGCGGCTTTGTCCGCATCGGCGTCATCCAACAGCATCAAGGCGTTCCCGACGAGCGCCACCAGGCGCCCCCGGCCAGTCTGGTCAGGCCGATGGCGCCATCGGATGTCGAGGCGGTCGCGCGTCTGGACCGTCAGGCCACGGGCTGGGCCCGGCGGCAGATGCTGGATCGGCTCATCCAGGCTGGTGACGGCCACGTGCTCGTGCGCGACGGCGAGCCGCGCGGCTTTGCCGTTTCACGCCGGTTCGGTCGCGGGCACGTCATCGGTCCCGTGGTCGCCGAAGGTGCGGCCGATGCGCGCGCCTTGATCGAAGCCGCGCTCGCGCCACTCGGCAAGGTTTTTGTCCGCATCGACACCGCTGCCACTTCGCAACTCGGGGACTGGCTCGAAAGCATCGGCCTGCGCCAGGTCGGTGACGCCACCACCATGGTCAAGGGGCCGCACATCCCGCCGGCGGGGCCAGCGCGCATGTTCGCGCTGGCCAACCAGTCGTTCAACTAGGAAACATCACGATGCCGCGCTCGATGACGCCGGAAAGGCCGCTATGAAGCTGACCTCGTATTGGCTGGACACCTCGGAGCCTTTCCGCAACGCCACTGCAGGACCGGTGCACGGCAGCTGCGACGTCGCGGTGATCGGCGGCGGCCTGACCGGCTGTTCGGCTGCGCTGGCGCTTGCCAGGAAGGGTGCACGCATCGTGCTCCTGGAAGCCGAGACCATCGGGCACGCCGCCTCCGGTCGCAACGGCGGCATGTGCAACAACGGCTTTGCCCAGGACTACGGCACGATGTCGGCCAAACTCGGCAAGGAAGTCGCCGACCGGCTCTATCGGGCATTCGACGCCGGAGTCAATACGGTCGAGCGCCTGGTGGCGGAAGAGAAGATCGACTGCAGCTTCGCGCGCGTTGGCAAGATCAAGCTCGCGGCCAAGCCCGAGCACTACGACAAGCTGGCGCGCAGTCAGGAACTGCTGGCGGCCAACGTCGACCCCGACACGGAGATGGTCAGTCGCGCCGACATTGCCGGCGAGGTGGGGTCGGACCGCTTCCACGGCGGGCTGATTTACCGCAAAGGCGCCGGCATGCATGTCGGGCGCTTCGTCCGCGGCTTGGCGGAGGCGGCAGCGCGGCGTGGCGCGGAGATCCACGAGCAGGCGCCGATGACGGGCCTGCGACCCGCGCCCGGCGGAGGCCACCAGATCGAGACACCGACGGGCCGCCTCTACGCCAAGCAGGTTCTGCTGGCGAGCGGAACCTCGCAGACGGGGCCGCTCGGCTGGATTCGACGTCGCATCGTGCCGGTCGGCGCGTTCCTGATCGTCACCGAGCCCCTGCCGATAGAGATGCTCGATCGGCTGTTGCCGCGGCGCCGGATGGCGGTCGATACCAAGAATCTCGTCAACTACTTCCGAACGACGCCCGACAACCGGCTGCTGTTCGGTGGACGCGCCCGCTTCGCCGTCTCCAACCCGAGCTCCGACGAGAAGAGTGGCGCGATCCTGCAGGCGGCATTGCACGACGTCTTTCCCGACCTTCGCCACGCACGCATCGACTATTGCTGGGGCGGCATGGTCGACATGACGCGTGACCGCCTGCCACGCGCCGGCGAGCGCAACGGCATCTATTACTCGATGGGCTACAGCGGCCACGGCACCCAGATGTCGACCCTGATGGGGACGATCATGGCGGAAGTCATGGACGGGCGTGCCGAACTCAATCCCTGGAAAGACTTCGACTGGCCCGCGATACCAGGCCATGTCGGACCCCCGTGGTTCCTGCCGCTGGTAGGCGCCTACTACCGGCTCAAGGACAA
Above is a window of Variovorax sp. RA8 DNA encoding:
- a CDS encoding NAD(P)/FAD-dependent oxidoreductase; this encodes MKLTSYWLDTSEPFRNATAGPVHGSCDVAVIGGGLTGCSAALALARKGARIVLLEAETIGHAASGRNGGMCNNGFAQDYGTMSAKLGKEVADRLYRAFDAGVNTVERLVAEEKIDCSFARVGKIKLAAKPEHYDKLARSQELLAANVDPDTEMVSRADIAGEVGSDRFHGGLIYRKGAGMHVGRFVRGLAEAAARRGAEIHEQAPMTGLRPAPGGGHQIETPTGRLYAKQVLLASGTSQTGPLGWIRRRIVPVGAFLIVTEPLPIEMLDRLLPRRRMAVDTKNLVNYFRTTPDNRLLFGGRARFAVSNPSSDEKSGAILQAALHDVFPDLRHARIDYCWGGMVDMTRDRLPRAGERNGIYYSMGYSGHGTQMSTLMGTIMAEVMDGRAELNPWKDFDWPAIPGHVGPPWFLPLVGAYYRLKDKLA
- a CDS encoding GNAT family N-acetyltransferase — translated: MSGEQFVTGIDVAQIPFATEHLAGALELSQEMLWPYRLEDWGFALELGQGFVLRNGAGTVIATAAWWAYGEDHASAGMIIVAKAAQGRGHGARLMDALLAAAHPRTITLNSTAEGLALYERRGFVRIGVIQQHQGVPDERHQAPPASLVRPMAPSDVEAVARLDRQATGWARRQMLDRLIQAGDGHVLVRDGEPRGFAVSRRFGRGHVIGPVVAEGAADARALIEAALAPLGKVFVRIDTAATSQLGDWLESIGLRQVGDATTMVKGPHIPPAGPARMFALANQSFN
- a CDS encoding LysR family transcriptional regulator, with product MISSEDLRFFNVLAKSASLAEAARKMDVTPPAVTQRLQALEARIGIRLIDRSGRRMVLTDEGDLVASHGTIVADAMEALSEALANRKKAVSGHLRIAAPHGFGRLHVAPVVDAFAKAHPGVTVTLDLADHPGAHLVESSDVIVHIGPPGAQNQIVTTLAPNRRILCPSPDYLASASPIQSPSDLLRHRCLVVRENDEDVTLWRFVHASREPETVRIRPTMCSNDGAVVRDWAVAGRGVAIRSEWNVAADLTAGRLKRVLASWEVPAADVVAMLGTRFGRSARATAFLAMLRQSLAPPPWRRRAAR